The stretch of DNA TAACGCGCAAAATTTAGCAACTAAAGCCAGCAATACTATCGGGGTAGTGTTACCTGTTGACCATCATGAAATCTTTTCAAATCCATTCTTTTTGGAAATGATTCGTGGTATCAATGAAGTTTGTAGTAAACATGGCTCAATGACCACGCTGGCTACGGGGATTTCTAGTGATGAATTGGTACATAGTATTGATGTCATGATTGCGCAGGGGCATATTCGTAACTTTATTTTGTTGTACTCAGAAAAAGATGATCCGGTTGTTGAACGACTGAATCAATTTGATGTCCATTATGTCGTGATTGGTAAGCCATATCATGATGTTAACCGTATCTCATACGTCGATAATGATAATGTGCAAGCTGGCACGGATGCTGCCCAGTATTTGCTTGACCATGGGCATCGGCGAATTTGTTTCTTGTATTCAGACCTCTCAAAAATGGTTCAAGGTGACCGAATGTTGGGTTATCAACGCGTGATGATGCAGCACCAACTGCCCAACATTATGCTGTCAGAACGCTTTGAAAGTCATGAAGCGGGTGTGCAAGCGTTGCAACAATTTTTCAAGCAATATCCTGATGTCACGGCGTTTGTTGCTGTTGATGACATGATGGCGCTGAAGTTGCAACAAGTGTTGCATAACGATCCAGAGTGGAAAGTTAAACAGTTTTCTCTAATGGGCTTTAACAACTCGATCTTTTCAGAACTCGCTCATCCAACATTAACGTCAATTGCGGTATTTCCGCAACGCTTGGGTGAAGAGGCGGCGAAAATTGCGATTGCAGATCGTCCTAAAGATGAGTTATCAACGGCGATCATTGTGCCACATCAAATTATTAAGCGACACTCTGTTCATCAAGTGAAAAAGTTATTATAGTCGATGGCCAGTGTCTCGTAGCGTTCACATTCAAAATAGGTTATTAATTGTCCGCCTCCGTGGACTAGCATGTTCGCCGTGGGGGCAGACCTGCAGCCAAGAACCGGTCTGCAGGGCGCTTTCAAGCCGGAAGCCCACGTCTTAAAAGTCGGCCAGACACTAACCTGGGGAAATCACCCAGCTAAGTGTCTCGACACGGCGAACATACTGGTCCGCTTCGACGTTGGATGATGGTTTATGATCAGAGAGAGATTGGTTAGCTTATTATCTCCGAAAGCCAATTGATATTAAGTCTGCTGCTCAGCGCAGGGCGGGCTGGATGATGCTCAGTGGTGAAGTTTTCCTTTGCTGGTGAACTTCCAGCTTAGGAAAAGCCCGGCTTGTGAGACCGCTCTTTGGCTCACAAACGTGGCCACCACGTTCCAGCATCAAGCCAGACCAACCGGAGCGGCAAGTTAGGCGGGCACTTACAAGTAAACGCAACGATACACTAGTTTCGTAACCGACGACTAAAGGAGGAATTCGTTCATGGCAACATTAAATGATGTCGCCCAACGTGCGAATGTGTCAAAGATGACCGTGTCACGGACGATTAATCATCCGGAACAAGTTCGCCCTGAATTGCGGGCAACGATTTTTCAAGTGATGCATGAGTTGAATTATCAACCTAATGCGGCTGCCCGGGCCTTAGTGAGCCGTTGTACGCGGGTCGTTAAACTGACAATTTTCGAAGATATGGACACGACTGAACCGTACTATATGATGCTGTTAGCTGGCATTGCCAACGAACTGAATCGACATCAATATGCGCTGCAATTGGCGACCAAGAATAGTTATGAAGTCGGTGAATGTGACGGCTATATTTTAACGGGAATTCGTGATGAAAATTATGCTTGGGTTCGTCAGCTGCAACAGCCAGTCGTTTTCTTCGGTCGTAATTTGCAAGGGTATGACTATGTGGACACGGATAATTATCAGGCGATTCGTGATAGCACCACGTACGCGTTGCAACGCGGTTACCTGCATTTGATCTTTATTGGGATTGATGCGGATAAACCGTTTGAGTTGGATCGTGAACGCGGCTTTCGTGACTTGATGGCCCAACATGGTTTAGCAGCGACCGTCGTGCGATTAGCGAATCACGGTCATGTTGCGACCGATTATATTAACCAACACTGGTCGGAATTTGAGCCGAATACGGCTTTTATTTGCGCGAGCGATCGGTTAGCAATTGGAATTGAAGACGGGATTCTGTTACAAGGTGGGCGCGTGCCCGCTGACTTTGGGGTGATCGGGTTCGATGGCATGCTATTGAATCAAGTCGCGTCAAAACGGTTGACGACGATGAAACAACCACTGGAAGCTATGGGGCAAGCTGCAGCTAAATTACTGCTCACTAAGATCAAACAGCCTCAGCCAGCACAAGAAAAAATAATTATTAAGTCAAATTTGTCGGTCGCGGAATCGACACGGTAAGGGAGTTTACAGTATGAGTAAGCATTGGTATGACCAACAGACGATTTATCAAATTTATCCGAAGAGTTTTAATGATAGCAATCATGATGGCATTGGTGATATTCCTGGGATTACGGCCAAAGTACCTTATTTGAAAAAGTTAGGGATCACAACGTTGTGGTTGAACCCAATCTATCAGTCGCCACAAGTTGATAATGGCTATGATGTTTCCGACTACTATCAAGTTGACCCAAGTTTG from Lactiplantibacillus brownii encodes:
- a CDS encoding LacI family DNA-binding transcriptional regulator is translated as MATIKDVAQRAGVSPSTASRALHGSKIISQPTRAKVVKAARELDYAPDFNAQNLATKASNTIGVVLPVDHHEIFSNPFFLEMIRGINEVCSKHGSMTTLATGISSDELVHSIDVMIAQGHIRNFILLYSEKDDPVVERLNQFDVHYVVIGKPYHDVNRISYVDNDNVQAGTDAAQYLLDHGHRRICFLYSDLSKMVQGDRMLGYQRVMMQHQLPNIMLSERFESHEAGVQALQQFFKQYPDVTAFVAVDDMMALKLQQVLHNDPEWKVKQFSLMGFNNSIFSELAHPTLTSIAVFPQRLGEEAAKIAIADRPKDELSTAIIVPHQIIKRHSVHQVKKLL
- a CDS encoding LacI family DNA-binding transcriptional regulator, translated to MATLNDVAQRANVSKMTVSRTINHPEQVRPELRATIFQVMHELNYQPNAAARALVSRCTRVVKLTIFEDMDTTEPYYMMLLAGIANELNRHQYALQLATKNSYEVGECDGYILTGIRDENYAWVRQLQQPVVFFGRNLQGYDYVDTDNYQAIRDSTTYALQRGYLHLIFIGIDADKPFELDRERGFRDLMAQHGLAATVVRLANHGHVATDYINQHWSEFEPNTAFICASDRLAIGIEDGILLQGGRVPADFGVIGFDGMLLNQVASKRLTTMKQPLEAMGQAAAKLLLTKIKQPQPAQEKIIIKSNLSVAESTR